A window of Belonocnema kinseyi isolate 2016_QV_RU_SX_M_011 chromosome 9, B_treatae_v1, whole genome shotgun sequence contains these coding sequences:
- the LOC117180436 gene encoding uncharacterized protein LOC117180436, translated as MQMTCNYYKKPGHFERQCSIRNILEIKDSQNPLECYGVTEEEQNKLDNYEELPFFNAFDRYHLTENFIYVDNRKLPLYEDGTFLPGNTAQITRIKVIDKDQDIYIENDKLIPDGIYKIENQELFVPLYNYDKDPLIIQQKIKYEAIEQIKETNRMSATSVEKTSDIYILEGHPFPCTDLVEHEIGVKTGKIVNLKSYRSPECHKDEIKTQMHELKEKGVIRDSKSPFNSPHFRKKETPFDWPTNCQESFYKIKELLCSAPVLRFSNYKEKFTLTTGASNHGIGAVLSQNGRPCCYISRTLNKAEINYNTTEKEPLAIVWACKRLRQYLLERMFIIQTDHQALIWLHNVKDPSSRWLSWRLRLKEYRYIVEYVKGKENKVAVCLSRLFPIQKEEDSLQNTPEEVESDVERGEELIGEETASTYREENVLPEASTSASCLRIDADLLISDDEGLTDGGENLHKEYKK; from the exons ATGCAAATGACCtgcaactattataagaaaccaGGTCACTTTGAGAGACAATGCTCAATAAGGAATATTCTGGAAATAAAGGATTCACAAAATCCGTTAGAATGTTACGGAGTAACAGAGGAAGAGCAAAACAAGCTCGACAACTACGAGGAGTTGCCTTTTTTTAACGCGTTTGATAGGTACCATTTAACTGAGAACTTCATTTACGTAGACAATAGAAAGTTACCCCTGTATGAGGATGGTACATTTTTACCTGGTAATACAGCACAAATAACCCGGATAAAAGTAATTGACAAAGATCAAGACATTTACAtagaaaatgacaaattaatcCCTGACGGcatttacaaaatagaaaatcaagAGTTATTTGTACCCCTGTACAATTATGATAAAGACCCGTTGAtaatacaacaaaaaatcaagTACGAAGCAATAGagcaaattaaagaaacaaatagaATGAGTGCTACTTCAGTAGAAAAAACTAG TGATATTTACATCCTCGAAGGACATCCGTTTCCATGTACTGATCTAGTGGAACATGAAATCGgtgtaaaaacaggaaaaatagtaaatttaaaatcctatcgtTCTCCTGAATGCCataaagatgaaataaaaactcaaatgcaTGAATTGAAGGAAAAAGGTGTCATAAGAGACTCAAAATCACCCTTCAATTCACCGCATTTTCGCAAG AAGGAGACACCTTTTGACTGGCCAACAAATTGTCAAGaatctttttacaaaataaaagagCTATTATGCTCAGCACCGGTTTTGagattttcaaactacaaagagAAATTCACTTTAACGACTGGCGCATCGAATCACGGAATAGGTGCAGTATTATCCCAAAACGGTCGCCCCTGTTGTTACATATCAAGGACGTTGAACAAAGCCGAGATTAATTATAATACAACGGAGAAGGAACCATTAGCAATAGTTTGGGCATGCAAAAGGTTAAGACAGTACCTTCTTGAAAGAATGTTTATAATTCAAACGGACCACCAGGCATTAATATGGCTACACAACGTGAAAGATCCCTCTTCACGATGGTTAAGTTGGAGATTACGCTTGAAGGAATATCGTTACATTGTCGAGTACGTAAAAGGTAAGGAAAATAAAGTCGCAGTTTGTCTATCTAGactatttccaattcaaaaagaagaagattctctacaaaatacACCAGAAGAAGTTGAGTCGGACGTGGAAAGAGGGGAGGAATTAATAGGAGAAGAAACAGCGAGTACGTATAGAGAGGAGAATGTTTTACCAGAAGCGTCAACAAGTGCTTCCTGCCTTCGCATCGATGCAGATCTACTCATCTCGGATGACGAAGGGTTGACGGATGGAGGAGAAAATTTacacaaagaatataaaaaatag